In the Populus trichocarpa isolate Nisqually-1 chromosome 1, P.trichocarpa_v4.1, whole genome shotgun sequence genome, TtttctcaaaattataaaaacatgccCCATGGTTCAATTATAAAGCATATCTACTTTTCTGGCGCTGCTCTACGACAATCAACGTTTTTCAAGGAAAACATCGTGAAATCTAGGGTTAAGACTAAGAAAGAAGATGCAAGGTACAACAATCAGATTAGCGAGAAGAACAAGCATCAAAGTTCTGGATGGAGAATTATCGTATTGTAATAAGAAGTTCCAGTTTTCCAGACTGCAACAGTAGAAATGACAAGGACACCTGCTAAGAAGGCCAGTAATCTGTCGTCAATGAAGAAATTCATGGATAGTGGCAGCGAGATTTAGCATGAAGCGTTTAGCTTGTTTTCTCTATTGTAATTCATGTCGCTAGAGCTAATAGAATTGCACTTGCACCTGCTGTTCTTGCCAGCATTTATAGAGATATGACTATGTTGAAAGGGAAAATAGCTGAGTCAACCTTGTTGGGGACTCCAAAGGGAATACATGATGGTTTAACAGCTAAGCTTTGGTCATCAACTTAATGAGTTCAGGTTTGGGTTTGGAAGAGGTTCGATGAACTGCAGCGGCCGGAGCCTAATCTGATGATGAGTGGGTACCCTAGGTTGGCTCGGTGGAACATTGAAACAGAAAGTTGAGAATGTTTCGTTGGGTATAGACTCGGATAAAGAGAGTTTTAGCTCTGGAAAACTGGGATTTCCTCAAGTTTTATGGAGAAAAAGAAATGTGGGCGACTGCTGGTTCTAGTTTGAATGACGAATTAATGGCATTTGCTCGATGCGTCTGGGTTTCAATGCTGGGTGGAGTTGGCTGTTCAGAACAGTATTTACCGCATAGGGTTGCAATGCAATTCGGAACTGACGGAGATCTTTCAGGGTTGTGTTGGTCAATGCTCTAATTAACAGACCTGAGATTGCATAGAGCTTCAAGCTTTTGTTGAAGAGCTTGAGCAGATGATCACACGAATAAAAGCAGCAAGATTAAGACTAAAATTGTTAACCTAGCTAGCCTTCTTCGTGAGaatgatttgcttgattttattttatttgaattcatgGCTTCTCGTCTTCTGTTGGCTATGCTACTAGCATGGTAGTAGGCATCGCAGCAGGTTCCTATATAGATAACTCCCACCATTGACGACAGATGCAAAACAAGGTTAAAAggataatagaaataaatatattcatatagTAACCATGCACTATGGCGTGCAGACAAATGCCGTGTGCTGCTGGACCCAACACACAGTCTACAAGGCGCCATCTGTTCTGCCCATCCAATCATGACAAGATAAGCACTTGagagtttatttgattttatccgGTTGATTTGAAGTGTgtgttttgatatataaattttttaaggaagagatatttttctttaatatttagaaCAATGATATTTGTAGTTTAACTCCctaaatatatgatttgtatttttgtttaataattttatgttttaaaaatatcttttatttgtttatataataattaaaataaaggcaATAGAAACCAGTAGAATTCAGCATATTTAATTGTGATGTTTGATTCATATTgtgataatattataaataataaattcaaataaattatgatgattaaatcaaaatttaattaaatattaaaaaaaattaatattaaaatgatgatatattaaattaacttgaattttattatttaaattgtaaaacCCACAATTTAAATCATGAGCTtaacttaaatgttttttttgaaaataagatTGTTACGATGATCAagtacaaacaaaaataataattcaagatttttattaaaagtagaATCCGTTATACATGTTTATCATTGAGTTATAACCGGTCCGTATATGAAAAGGAATGAATTTGggatagttattaaacccggttaACCCGGTGGCTGGACTGGTCTAGGTTTGTTAAAAGACTGGCCGGTGCAATGACTCGGCAAAACTCGGTTGACCCATGATCCGGGCGAGacctgatgtttttttttcaaatgtggtttttcttttatatttctttttttttcatatttttttagttggttattaacactttttaaagtttcctatagaaaaatgttatttttttgttgtgggATTtcaaaccctttcatatatatactttatgttcacaagaaaaaaaatgttgtttttttaatgtgggatttgaaatcctttagtatatatactctatgttcccaagcaaaaggttattttttcaatatgagatttgaaaccctttagcatatatattctatgtttcaaaaaaaaagttgttttttcaatatgagatttgaaatcttttcatatatatatattttatgttcataagaaaaatattttgttttttcaaagtgGGATAACaaactttttagtttaaatactttaacttaaaagaatgacataatatcttttcaatgtgaaatttgaaactctttaatatatatactccaggttcccaagaaaaaaattattttttcaatgtgagatttgaaatcctttcgtatatatattctatatgcataagaaaaaaattatatttttttaatgtaggataaatttttttttaatttaaaaaaataatataatatttttttaatatgagataaaaatttcttaaaatattctaTTAAATCGAAAAGTAGCTACTAAAACTAGTAACTGTTtctttacttttatatatatataggcaggCCCACGAGGAATGGACTGGTCCAAATTTCTGGCGTTATCGTGCGATTACACGCGAGAAATCTACCAAGCCCGAGCGGGCGGAAAACTTTTGATACCATCGTAGATTGATTACAGATCTGAATCCTCTGTATAAATTAACTGATATTGTGAAGAACCCTTGTCATTGTAAACAcaacttttcaaaattataaagcatCTACTTTTCTGGCGCTGCTCTTCGACAACCAgcttttttcaaggaaaacatGGTGAAATCTAGggttaagattaaaaaagaagatgcaagggaagatgaagatgaagatgaagtaCAACAATCAGATTAGCGAGAAGAACAAGCATCAAATTTCTGGATGGAGAATTATCGTATTGTAATGAGAAGTTCCAGTTTTCCAGACTGCAACTGTAGAAATGACAAGGACACCTGCTAAGAAGGCCAGTAATCTGTCGTGAATGAGGAAATTCATGGATAGTGGCAGCGAGATTTAGCATGAAGCATTTAACTTGTTTTCTCTATTGTAATTCATGTCGCTAGAGCTAATAGAATTGCACTTGCACCTGCTGACTGCTGTTCTTTCCAGCATTTATAGAGATATGACTTGGTTGAAAAGGGAAAATCGCAGAGTCAACCTTGTTGGGGGTTCCATAGGGAAAATATGATGGTTTAACAGTTAAGATTTGGTCGTCAATGCAATTAGTTGAGGTTCGGGTTTGGAAGAGGTTAAAAAAACTGCAGCGGCCGGAGCCTAATCTGATGAAGAGTGGGTACCCTAGGTTGGCTGGGTGGGATAAATTGAAACAGGATGTTGAGAATGTTTCGTTGGTTCTAGACTCGGATAAAGAGAGTTTTAGCTCTGGAAAACTGGGATTTCCTCAAGTTTTATGGAGAAAAAGAAATGTGGGCGACTGTTGGTTCTTGTTTGAATGACGAATTAATGGCTCGATGCGTCTGGGTTTCAATGCTGGGTGGAGGTGGCTGTTCAGAACAGTATTTACCGCATAGGGTTGCAATGCAATTCGGAACTGACGAAGATCTTCAGGGTTGTGTTGGTCAATGCTCTAATTAACAGACCTGAGATTGCATAGAGCTTGAAGCTTTTGTTGAAGAGCTTGAGCAGATGATCACACGAATAAAAGCAGCAAGATTAAGACTAAATTGTTAACCTAGCTAGCCTTCTTCGTGAGaatgatttgcttgattttatttgcTTTGCTAGTTATATTAGTAACTCAAGTTTGACAAATGAAGCAGATGAAAGTGTTTGGGCTTTAGCTTTTCATGACCGGGAGATTGAATTCCTGGCTTCTCTTCTTCTGTTTGCTATGCTTACTAACATGGTAGTGGAGCTTTGGACTGTCAGGCATGGCGTCACTAtgaaaccccccccccccccaatgaAGTTGAATATGACTCCTCGGAAGCTCTTCGATGCCAGTCTTCACATCTTATTGTATTCGCTTCTAACTTGTTTGGTGTCTTTTCAGAATGGATCTTGAGAAGgttaaaaggataaaagaaataaatatagcaACCATTGCAGCATGGCATGAAGTTATCACAGTGTGCAGACAAATGAGGTGTGCTGGACCCAACGCAGAGTCTACTAGGCGTTTTCTGTTCTGCCCACCGATTCTGACAAGAtttgatttgacttgatttgaagttttgtattttgatataattttttttaaaagagatattttttttaaatattaaaattaatttaatatttatagtttaacctttcaaaaaaattgttagtgGTATCTTCAACagtttaacaattttatttttttaaatatataataataaaaataaaaatttataaaattaaacattaactaaatattataatatttaattgaaactataataattttataaaaacattataataacaaaaaataataaagattattaTGATAAACCATCACcgtaatatttttcaattctaaaGAGAGTAATATATAATTCTGGAAtggataatataaaaataacaacaataattgaagatttttactacaactaaatttattattggttattaaattagatctgttttacctataaaaaataaatttaaatatttataaaaattattaaaaaaaataattgtttatatatatatatataggcccACGAGGGATGGGCTGGTCcaaaagtatatttaatttggagatgtaatgatttttttttaatagtacaatatcttttaaatataaatcacatctttaaaataaaaataaaaataaaatattaaagcgACCTCCCatttaaataaacattaaatttgCGTTATCGTGCGATTCCACGCGAAAATCTACCAAGCTCGCGCGGACGGAAGACGTGATATTGATTACAGATCCGACTCTGTATAAATTAAGTGCTAATGTGAAGAGCCCTAGTCATTGTAAACAcaactttcaatttcaatagAAAGGAGGAAGTCAGTCAATACGGGTGTCTGCGGCTATGGATTCGATCAAGCCTTTAGCCCCGAGCCGCAGGGTTTCCAAGTCCAAACACAGGAAACAATGGGTACGAATCAAATCTAGTtatatttctatgtttttcttaaaaagagtATTCTTAATGGTTGTTTGTTGTTTCTTGACTGGTTGTTGCTATATATCATGTCCTTATTcccagaaattaaaaataattattattcttatatatatatattaagaagaaCAGAGAGAGGAGGGAAACGATGGAACGATTGAAAACAGATATGGTAGAGATCGGTGAGGGACAAAAACGCATAAGAGAAGGGCAACGAGAAATAAGACAAAAGTTTGAAGAGATAGAATCTGAATGCCGCAGCCTCAAAGAGGAGACGATGAACATAGCCAAGCAGAGTGATTACAACCAAACCAGGATCAACCTAATGTTTAGCATCTTGAAAGCCCGTGAAGACAACAACTTTGCCCATGCTGATCACCTTACTGGGCTCCTCCGGTTGGTTAAATTCCCTTcgccatttcttttcttaattattggGATATCGGATTTCATAATTAATCTTGCTAATGCTAGCTATCGAGGGAAACACAAGTTAAcgaactcaaaataaaagaatcaagatGCACtgttgataattatttttctcttcatcaTTGTGTTTCCTATTCGTTGTGTTGCCAGCGAGGAAATGGAAAAGCAGGAACAAGGGAAGGCAGGCCTGGTTGGCTGACTAATGATCATGGAGAACAAGGAGCAGTTTGCCTTTGCAGTCACTCCTGATAgtcttttcttattaaaatgAAATCATCAGTCCTAAATCTAGATATGTATTGGCATTAGTCTTCCCTTAATATCTTTCTTCCTTTGATGAAGTTTCCATTTGATAAAGGATTTGCGTTCTCTGTTCCGAGTTGAATGTTTTGAGTTATAGTACATACTATGTGAATTGCCAGGCGATGCCACCGGTTGTTATATAAACGGTATAAGCATTCGGTTGAGTATAACCTGAGGTaatcgaagaagaagaagataggcAGACAGAATTAAAcacaatgaaacaaaaaaatacttgaagTATTGAGGTTAAACAATGCTAGCTTTCTGTTAAAGAAACGTAGCAAGCATTGTTCAAGTCTCAAATGCAAAGCCAAATGTGCAGAACAAATCGTAATTCACCTAgctgcagaaaaaaaaaactaaaagagttcATGCCCTTTCACctattttaacttgattttaggGGTTAGaagatgttttatatataatc is a window encoding:
- the LOC127903869 gene encoding uncharacterized protein LOC127903869 isoform X1 produces the protein MDSIKPLAPSRRVSKSKHRKQWKNRERRETMERLKTDMVEIGEGQKRIREGQREIRQKFEEIESECRSLKEETMNIAKQSDYNQTRINLMFSILKAREDNNFAHADHLTGLLREEMEKQEQGKAGLVG
- the LOC127903869 gene encoding uncharacterized protein LOC127903869 isoform X2, encoding MDSIKPLAPSRRVSKSKHRKQWNRERRETMERLKTDMVEIGEGQKRIREGQREIRQKFEEIESECRSLKEETMNIAKQSDYNQTRINLMFSILKAREDNNFAHADHLTGLLREEMEKQEQGKAGLVG